From a region of the Roseivirga sp. 4D4 genome:
- the thrS gene encoding threonine--tRNA ligase — MSQEQIKITLPDGSIREYAKGLSAMDVALSISEGLARNVLAAEVNGEVWDANRTIDQDATVKLLTWNDQDGKSTFWHSSAHLMAEALEALYPGVKLGIGPSIEHGYYYDVDFGDQEFDAAHLDVIEKKMLELARQKNVYERKDISKEEAVRYFEEKGDEYKLELLEGLEDGNITFYQQGNFTDLCRGPHIPHTGSIKAIKLLSVAGAYWRGDETRKQLTRIYGITFPKQKELTEYLHMLEEAKKRDHRKLGKELELFTFSEKVGMGLPLWLPKGAKLRERLESFMRKAQVRSGYDPVVTPHIGHKNLYVTSGHYEKYGADSFQPITTPHEGEEFLLKPMNCPHHCEIYKSQPRSYKDLPIRYAEFGTVYRYEQSGELHGLTRVRGFTQDDAHIFCMQEQVKGEFIKVIDLVLYVFESLGFEDFTAQISLRDPENKEKYIGTDENWELAERAIIEASEEKGLNTVTELGEAAFYGPKLDFMVKDALGRKWQLGTIQVDYTLPERFELEYTGSDNQKHRPVMIHRAPFGSMERFVAVLIEHCGGEFPLWLTPDQVAILPISEKYADYAQSLYKLLESEDITGFVDHRDEKIGRKIRDAEVKKIPIMLIVGEKEAEENAVSVRRHGQGDVGSFKIDDFISYFAKEKAASMGQQ, encoded by the coding sequence ATGAGCCAAGAGCAAATAAAAATCACCTTACCTGACGGTAGTATCAGAGAATACGCCAAGGGATTATCAGCGATGGATGTCGCTTTAAGTATTAGTGAAGGATTAGCCAGAAATGTACTGGCTGCTGAAGTAAATGGAGAGGTTTGGGACGCCAATCGAACCATAGATCAAGACGCTACGGTAAAACTACTCACCTGGAACGACCAAGATGGTAAATCGACCTTTTGGCACTCTTCAGCACACTTAATGGCTGAGGCATTAGAAGCGCTCTATCCAGGAGTGAAGCTTGGTATTGGTCCATCCATTGAGCATGGCTATTACTATGATGTCGACTTTGGTGATCAGGAATTTGATGCAGCACATCTCGATGTGATCGAGAAAAAGATGTTAGAGTTGGCTCGCCAGAAGAATGTTTACGAAAGAAAGGATATTTCTAAAGAGGAGGCCGTGCGCTATTTTGAAGAGAAAGGTGATGAGTACAAGCTAGAGCTCCTCGAGGGACTTGAAGATGGTAACATTACCTTCTATCAGCAAGGAAACTTCACGGATCTTTGTCGTGGCCCTCATATTCCTCATACTGGTTCTATCAAAGCAATTAAGTTGTTAAGTGTGGCAGGGGCCTATTGGAGAGGTGATGAGACCAGAAAGCAACTGACCCGTATATATGGAATTACTTTCCCTAAGCAGAAGGAACTTACAGAGTATCTGCACATGCTTGAAGAAGCAAAGAAGCGGGATCATAGAAAGCTCGGTAAAGAACTAGAGCTATTTACTTTCTCAGAAAAAGTGGGGATGGGGCTTCCATTGTGGTTACCAAAAGGGGCTAAGCTGCGAGAACGCCTCGAATCCTTTATGAGAAAGGCTCAGGTTAGATCTGGATACGATCCTGTGGTTACACCACACATCGGTCATAAAAACTTATATGTGACTTCTGGTCACTATGAAAAGTATGGAGCTGATTCTTTCCAGCCGATCACTACACCGCATGAAGGAGAAGAGTTCTTGTTGAAGCCAATGAACTGTCCTCATCACTGTGAGATTTATAAATCGCAACCAAGATCTTATAAAGACCTTCCGATTCGCTATGCTGAATTTGGGACGGTTTATCGATATGAGCAAAGTGGAGAGCTTCATGGTCTGACAAGGGTTAGGGGTTTTACTCAGGATGATGCCCACATTTTCTGCATGCAAGAGCAGGTAAAAGGTGAGTTTATCAAAGTGATCGATTTAGTACTCTATGTTTTCGAGTCACTTGGCTTTGAAGACTTTACCGCTCAGATTTCTTTGAGAGATCCAGAGAACAAAGAGAAGTACATAGGTACGGATGAAAACTGGGAGCTAGCAGAGCGAGCAATCATCGAAGCTTCTGAAGAGAAAGGTTTAAATACAGTCACTGAACTAGGTGAGGCTGCTTTCTACGGACCTAAGCTGGACTTTATGGTGAAGGACGCATTGGGTAGGAAGTGGCAATTAGGAACCATTCAAGTTGACTATACATTGCCAGAAAGGTTCGAACTAGAATATACAGGTTCTGATAACCAGAAGCATAGACCGGTAATGATTCACAGAGCACCTTTTGGTTCGATGGAACGATTTGTGGCCGTGCTGATTGAACATTGTGGAGGTGAGTTTCCGCTTTGGCTAACACCAGATCAGGTTGCTATTCTTCCTATTTCAGAAAAGTATGCTGATTATGCTCAAAGTCTTTACAAGCTTTTAGAGTCAGAAGATATCACAGGATTTGTGGATCACCGTGATGAAAAAATCGGAAGAAAAATCAGAGATGCTGAGGTAAAAAAGATTCCAATCATGCTTATTGTTGGTGAAAAAGAAGCTGAGGAAAATGCAGTTTCTGTTAGGCGCCACGGACAGGGTGATGTAGGAAGTTTTAAAATCGATGATTTCATTTCCTATTTTGCTAAAGAAAAGGCTGCCTCAATGGGGCAGCAATAA